The following proteins are encoded in a genomic region of Mobula hypostoma chromosome 23, sMobHyp1.1, whole genome shotgun sequence:
- the cryba1a gene encoding crystallin, beta A1a has translation MAQTNPAGLFKITAYDQENFQGKRMEFTTSCKNIMECGFDNIRSIKVNCGAWVGYEHSSFFGQQFVLEKGEYPRWDAWSGSNAYHIERLTSFRPICSAHHKESKIIIFEKENFIGKQWEMCDDYPSLQAMGWGNNEVGSMKVQAGAWVCYQYPGYRGFQYIMECDRHAGEYKHWREWGSHAQTCQIQSLRRIQE, from the exons ATGGCGCAGACAAACCCAGCAGGACTTTTCAAG ATTACTGCTTATGAtcaagaaaacttccaaggtaAAAGGATGGAATTTACCACATCCTGTAAGAACATCATGGAGTGTGGATTCGACAATATTCGGTCTATCAAAGTCAACTGTGGAGC GTGGGTTGGTTATGAACATTCTAGTTTCTTTGGGCAACAATTTGTCCTGGAGAAAGGGGAATACCCACGCTGGGATGCCTGGAGTGGCAGCAACGCCTACCACATCGAGAGGCTTACATCCTTCCGCCCCATTTGCTCTGCT CACCACAAAGAGTCCAAAATTATCATTTTTGAGAAGGAAAACTTCATTGGCAAACAGTGGGAGATGTGCGATGATTACCCCTCTTTGCAAGCCATGGGCTGGGGCAACAATGAGGTTGGATCCATGAAAGTTCAAGCTGGCGC ATGGGTGTGCTACCAGTACCCAGGATACCGTGGCTTCCAGTACATTATGGAATGTGATCGCCATGCCGGAGAGTACAAACACTGGAGGGAATGGGGATCCCACGCGCAGACCTGTCAGATCCAGTCACTCCGCCGCATTCAAGAGTAA